The Lysobacter helvus nucleotide sequence CGTGGGCCTGGCCAACTGGATGGTGCCGCTGCAGATCGGCGCGCCCGACATGGCGCTGCCGCGCATGAACAACTGGTCCTTCTGGATCATGCCGTTCGCCTTCACGATGCTGCTGGTCACGCTGTTCCTCGACGGCGGCGCACCCGCCGGCGGCTGGACGCTGTACCCGCCGCTGTCGATCCAGGGCGGCAGCAACGTCGCCTTCGCGATCTTCGCCATCCACATGATGGGCATCAGCTCGATCATGGGCGCGATCAACATCATCGCCACCATCCTCAACATGCGCGCCCCGGGCGTCGACCTGCTGAAGATGCCGATCTTCTGCTGGACCTGGCTGATCACGGCGTTCCTGCTGATCGCGGTCATGCCGGTGCTGGCGGGCGCGGTGACCATGCTGCTCACCGACAAGTTCTTCGCCACCAGCTTCTTCTCCGCCGCCGGCGGCGGCGACCCGGTGATGTTCCAGCACATCTTCTGGTTCTTCGGGCACCCGGAGGTCTACATCATGATCCTCCCGGCGTTCGGCATCGCCTCGGAGATCATCCCCACCTTCTCGCGCAAGCCGCTGTTCGGCTACCAGGCGATGGTGTACGCCACCGCGTCGATCGCGTTCCTGTCGTTCATCGTGTGGGCGCACCACATGTTCACCGTCGGCATGCCGCTCGGTGGCGAGCTGTACTTCATGTTCGCGACGATGCTGATCGCGGTGCCTACCGGCGTGAAGGTGTTCAACTGGGTCACGACGATGTGGAAGGGGTCGATCTCCTTCGAAGCGCCCATGCTGTGGGCCGTCGCGTTCGTCATCCTGTTCACCATCGGCGGCTTCTCGGGCCTGATGCTCGCGATCGTGCCGGCGGACTTCCAGTACCACGACACGTATTTCGTCGTGGCGCACTTCCACTACGTGCTGGTGACCGGCGCGGTGTTCGCGATCATCGCCGCCGTGTACTACTGGTGGCCGAAG carries:
- the ctaD gene encoding cytochrome c oxidase subunit I; the protein is MATQDAAGYHDDHGHKQSFLERWFFSTNHKDIGTLYLVFSFIMFIIGAAMSVIIRWELMTPGLQHMKPEFFNQMTTVHALVMIFGGVMPAFVGLANWMVPLQIGAPDMALPRMNNWSFWIMPFAFTMLLVTLFLDGGAPAGGWTLYPPLSIQGGSNVAFAIFAIHMMGISSIMGAINIIATILNMRAPGVDLLKMPIFCWTWLITAFLLIAVMPVLAGAVTMLLTDKFFATSFFSAAGGGDPVMFQHIFWFFGHPEVYIMILPAFGIASEIIPTFSRKPLFGYQAMVYATASIAFLSFIVWAHHMFTVGMPLGGELYFMFATMLIAVPTGVKVFNWVTTMWKGSISFEAPMLWAVAFVILFTIGGFSGLMLAIVPADFQYHDTYFVVAHFHYVLVTGAVFAIIAAVYYWWPKWTGRMYNQTAAKFHFWWSVIFVNVLFFPQHFLGLAGMPRRIPDYNVVFADWNFVSSIGAFGMFATPFIMFAVLYASLRNGAKAEARSWETARGLEWTVPSPAPHHTFATPPVIKDGDLAHGDFAHMDFD